TTGCCAAACAGGCCAAAGAATCCAGCCATTTTCTCCCTCTCCTAAATAAATATATTTACCATAAATTGCTGCTGATTGTTAAATCATATCAATATTTATGACAAAAAGCCAGGTGGGGCTTGCTGAATAAGTCTGTTGGTGGGGTTAGGAGTCAGTAGCCGGTCGTCAGGAGATTATTTTTATTTGTTCTCCCCACACCCTACACCCTACACCCTACGCCCTACACCCTACACCCCACACCCCACACCCCACACCCCACACCCCACACCCCAATCAACGCTGTTCTAACCTACGACTGGCTAGGGACATAGAATAACAGAAAATCCAGTAAATAAACGCCAAAAATAGATAAACCTCTGGATAATCGCCGATAAATTTCGGATTAGCTAAAACCGATCCTGCCATACCCAAGAGGTCCACCAGCCCCACGATCGCCAGTAGAGAAGTATCCTTAAATAAACTGATAAATTGACCAACAATAGCGGGAATGACCGCTTTTAAAGCTTGGGGTAGAACGATCAATAATAAAACGAAAATCGGTTTTAAACCCAAGGCTTTGGCCGCTTCAATTTGACCTTTGGGAATCGCTTGTAAACCACCCCGGACATTTTCGGCCAGATAGGCTGCTGCAAAAAGGGTAAATCCGGCGATCGCTCTGATCACTCGTTCTGGTCTGGTCCCGGCGGGTAAAATTAAAGGTAACATCACCTGGGCCATGAATAAAATTCCCAACAAAGGTAAACCGCGCAATAATTCGATATAACCAATAGATAGCCAACGAATTGCCGGTAATTCACTCTGTCTCCCCAGGGCTAATAATACCCCCAAGGGGAAAGATAAAATCATACTGGCGATCGCTACTAATAAAGTTAAGATTAAACCACTGAGATCATCGAGAGGAATTGCCTTTAAAAATAATCCCCCCAATAGCAACCAAGCGATTAAAGGTAAAGTCAATAACCAGAGCAATCCCCACCAGCGTTGCAGAAAAGCGGGGCAACCGGGGAAGCGACCCCGGTTTAATTGCCAAGAAAACAGTGACAAAGCCGCAAGTATCGTTAAAATCA
This portion of the Microcystis aeruginosa NIES-2549 genome encodes:
- a CDS encoding amino acid ABC transporter permease yields the protein MGLWLRKNLFNTWYNVILTLAGLFLSLWGGLSFLDWAINRAKWAVVTENLGLFVVGRYPEQSIWRIWLILTILAALSLFSWQLNRGRFPGCPAFLQRWWGLLWLLTLPLIAWLLLGGLFLKAIPLDDLSGLILTLLVAIASMILSFPLGVLLALGRQSELPAIRWLSIGYIELLRGLPLLGILFMAQVMLPLILPAGTRPERVIRAIAGFTLFAAAYLAENVRGGLQAIPKGQIEAAKALGLKPIFVLLLIVLPQALKAVIPAIVGQFISLFKDTSLLAIVGLVDLLGMAGSVLANPKFIGDYPEVYLFLAFIYWIFCYSMSLASRRLEQR